GGTGCTGGTGACAGGACCCGGCCATCGCATCACACGGCGCGGTGAGGACGAAGTAGTCACCGAGGACATGCATGCCGCAGCTCTGCGTTACTTCACCGACCGGGAGCAGCAGCGCCAGCGCTACGCCGACAAGGCGCCTGCGGACGGTCCGGCAGAACCAGTCGAGACCAGCGTCCTCATCAACCAGACGGTCTTTCCGCGCGGCTGGCCGGAGGATCCAGGCATCCTGGTGCTGCGCAACGAGTTCCCCGCGCCCATTACCATCGGCGCTCTGACCTACCCGACCGTCAGCCACGCCTACTGGGCGCTGGCAGTGGCCGACGAGCATCGGCAGGCTGACATCCTCCGCGCTGACACCCCTTATGCCGCGCAGAAGCTTGCCGAGAACTCCACCCTGCGCAACGGCTGGCCCCAGGCCCGGACGGCGATCATGACAGACCTGCTGCGCGCGAAGTTCAACCAGCACACCGACCTTGCCGAAGCACTGACGAGCACACGAACATCGCGACTGATCTACACCGAGATGGGCTCGACGTTCTGGGGCCAACACGGACAGGAGGGCCGCAACTGGATGGGACGGCTGCTTGAGCTGATCCGCTCCGAACTGGCCGTCAGCAAGCTGAACCTGCAGCTGTGAACGGCAGAAGCGGTCGGACGCGGATCGCCTCAAGGAAGTGACAACGACCCTGTGACACCGCTCCCGGAGGTCACGAAAAGCTTCCAGATAAACGAGAACCTCTGCTCCCCGCGCGTGCGGGGATGGGCCCGAAGCCCTCAACCGAGCGGCCGCGATCATCTCGTGCTCCCCGCGTGTGCGGGGATGATGGTCCCATCCGAACGTCAACAGGCCCCGCCTTGCCGGGTGCTCCCCGCGCACGCGGGGGTGGTCCCCGGCACAAGGCCGCCTCTTCGGCACACAGAACTGCTCCCCGCAGGCGCGGGGTCCCCACCAGTGACAGGGGGTCCGGGTTCGGCTAGACGGGCTCGGCGCCGTGCCGGGCGGCGATGTACTGCTCGGCATGCCCCCGGCCACCGGACCGGGCCTAAAGAGGCTGATGTCGGCGATCACGTCCTGGACGTCACGCGGCTGCAGCCTCGGACAAATGATCTTGCTGCCCGGATGACTCCAGTTGGAACAGGCCGATCGTGCGGGAGTCCTTGCTCAGAATTCGAACGGCAGGGTTTGAGCGGTGAGATCGGTTGGTCGACGGCTGACGGCCGGCCTCGCTGTTGCGGATTACCCGATGGAGCCGTGGTGGTGGTGCGACATGAAGCCGGTTTAAGGGACCCGTGACCTCTTGGTGGTGTGGGACCGGTCACTCCGTCACAGGCAAGCACTCGGCGAGCAGGTCGACGATGTCGTGCCAGGCTCGCTGCGCGTGCTGGGGGTGGTAGCCGACGCCGGGGCGCACGGTGTGGTCGACCGGTGGGTGGTGGAATGCGTGCAGGGCTCCGCCGTAGACCACGAGGCGCCAGTCGACGCCCGCGGCCTGCATCTCGGCGGTGAACGCGTCGCGTTGCGCGGGCGGCATGATCGGGTCTTCCGACCCGACCCCGGCCCACACCGGGCAGCGAATGCGCGCCGCCTCGCCCGGTCGGCCCGTGGTCAGTGCGTTGACTGTCCCGATCGCGCGCAGGTCGACGCCGTCGCGCCCGAGCTCCAGCCCGATGGCGCCTCCGGTGCCGTAGCCGACGGCGGCGATCCGGTCGGGATCGGTCCGCGGCTCGGCGCGCAACACGTCGAGCGCCGCATGACCGATGCCCCGCATCCGGTCAGGGTCGACGAGCAGCGGCATGCAACGGGCCAGCATCTCCTCGGGGTCACCCAAATAGCGCCCGCCGTGAAGGTCGAAGGCCAGCGCTACGTATCCCAGCTCGGCGAGAGCATCGGCCCGGCGGCGCTCGACGTCGCTGAGCCCCATGCCCTCTGGCCCGAGCAGCACCGCGGGCCGGCGATCGACTCCGTCCGGGAGCGCGAGGTGCCCGATCATCGTGAGGCCGTCGGCCGGGTACTGGATCGTACGCGTGGTAATCGTCACCATGGGAGTGGACTGTAATGACCGTCGAGTCCGGTCGGGCGGGCGTTCTGCCGCTGGCAGAACAGCCCGGGAGTGCTTCTGAAATGCGGCGATGGCTCACGAATCCGTGTCCGTGCTGCTGGCCAGCGGCTACTGACCTTCGCGGCAGGTTCCCGGCGTATTCCGGTCCCCACCTCTTGGTGGGACTGCTGCCCGTCAGTGCGGAGACGATCAGTCGCGTTGAGCCTCGTGGGAGGCCTGTCCGCGTCTGCGAGAGCTTCGGCGGGTGATGCGCCTGGTCATAAGAGTGATCGCGGCCCAGGTGATGACCGATTCCGAGTGCTGGATGAGCCGTTCGTAGTCGCGTGCGTGCCGACGGGCGTGCATGACCCGGGCGTGTGAGCGTTCGACGACCCAGCGCCGGGGCAGAAGGACGAACCCGACGGCGTCCTTCGGGCGGCTGACGGTCTTGATCGTCAGGTTCAGGTGCGCCTTCGCCCAGGTCACGAGCTGTCCGGCATAGGCAGAGTCGGCCCAGACCATCGTGATCTCGGGGTGCATCAGCCGCAGCCGGAAGAGGACTTTCTTGGCCGTGCTGCGGTCCGTCATGTCGGCCGGAGCGGCAGGCCCTTGGTGTCCACGACCAGGTGCCGCTTGCGGCCGTTGATTTTCTTGCCGGCGTCGTAGCCGCGGGAGTCACGGCCGACGGTGTCGGCGGCCTTGACCGACTGGAAAGCGCCCAGCCGGCGGCAGGCCCGGCAGAACTTGCGTGAGGCGTACTCTCTGCCGCGGTCTGTGTGGAAGATGACTCCACGCACGTCGCCGCCACGGGTCGTCGCGGCCATGTGCAGCGCGGCCACGACCAGTTCGGCATCATGGCGAGCTCCCATCGCATAGCCCAGAAGGCGGCGGGAAAACAGGTCGATGACCTTGGCCAGATACAGCTTGCCCTCACCGGCGTCGATCTTCGTCTCGTCCCCCCCCACCAGACCATGTCAGGTGCCTCTGCGGTGAAGTCCCGGCGCACGAAGTCCGGGGCGGCCGGGCCGTCTGCCCGGCCGGGTCAGCCCCCGCCGTCTGCACACCTTCCGCGCGACCAGGCTCGGACATGATCTTCGCGATCGTGTTCACCGAGCCCCGCCAGCCCTGCCTCACCAGCCTGATCCAGATCTTCGGCGAGCCGTGGGTGCCGCCAAAGTCGTCGAACTCTTCCTTCACCGCTTCCATCAGATGCTGTCTGCGCAGCTCACGCCGGGTGGGCTGGCGGGTGCGGTGTTTGTAGAACCACGACTGACCCACGCCCAGGGCGCGGCAGGAGACGCGGTGCGAAATGCCGTGCTCAGTCTGAAGTCGCTGATCACCCCGACGACGGATGCCGGGTCCGCCACGGCTGCTTCACCCACAGGACCATGCAGCGTTTGAGGACATCACGCTCCATGACCAGCTCCTTCTTGTCCCGCTTGAGCTAGGCGATCTCCAGTCGCAATCGCTCCAGCTCGTCGCTCCCGCCGGCCGGTGCGGTCCCTCCCCTACGGGCGCGGGAGACCAAGCTTGCCAGGGTGGTCTCGCTGATCCCCAAGTCCTCGGCGACCTCGGTGAACGGGTTCGGGCAACCAACCGGTAATCGGGTTGAACCGGTGCTGGTGGGCGGAGAGACTTGCGCGGTGATCACGGAGCTGTCCCCACGCAATCTGACCTGGGACGAGGTGGATCCCGCCCGTCATCCGTTCGACGGAGAATCGGCGGCGCGGGTGGTGAGATCGCTCAGGCCGGCCGGGCAGGTGCCCCGACGTCCCGATGTACCGCCGGGTGACCGGGCCCTGCACGAGTGGAGCTGGGACGAAGCCAGACCCTGGTCCGACGCCATGACGTACGCCCTGGCCGAGCACTACGGCCGCTGGGTCGCCGGCTGGCGGTGGGCGCACGACGAAGGGGACTTCGACGGGGGGCCGGTCGGCAGCTGGTGCTGCCCCCAGCACTCGGTCACCACCCCGGACGAGACCCTCGATCGCGTGACTGCGGCGCTGCGCGAGTGGCGTGAGTGGCTGGAGAGCCTGGCCACACGATTCGAGGCCTACTCGCTGGACCTGGCCGACATCGACGACCAGCGGATCTTGTGGGACCGCACCGCCCACAACCTGATCCTGCACGTCACCGACCGCACCGGCTGCGGCAGCGCCTGGTACGGGCACTGCCATCAGGTACTCAGCTGGTTCCTCACCCGCTGGGGCGTCGCGGCCGACGACGCCGAGCACCTGGTGGACCGGGCGATCGGAGGCCGGTTCAAGAGCTGGACCGGCCCCGACCCGGTACTGGTCGAGGACATCACCGAGCGGCTCGCGGCCTCCGTGCGGCCGCACGCGGACGCCCGGGCCGCCGAGGCGCCGCTGCCCGACCACCTGGAGCGCTGGCTCGCGGTGCGGGAAGCCGTGCCGTGGCAGGAGGCCCAGGACAGCACCGGGGATGGACCGGTGACGCCGTCCCGCGACGGAGCGGCGGAGGAGATCCGCACCTTCGACGCAATCCTGGACCCCGCCCGCGGACAGGGCCTGCTCACCGCCCTGGAACTGATGCGTGCCGACGCCGCGCGCGGCGCCCGGCTCGACTTCGACCTGATCCAGGGCTGGCAACGACACGTCCTGGGCACGCCCGGGCCGCCGCCGTTCCGCACCTTGGCCGCCTTCGCCAAGGGCGGCCGGGAACGGTACGGGATCGGCCCGGACACCCGCGCCCGCCTCGACGCCTGTGTGGCCGAGAGCGCGAAGGACGCCGCCCGGCCCCTCCCGCTGACCGCCCGGGCCGCACGCGCCTTCCTCGACGTCTGCTTCTTCCACCCCTTCGACGACGGCAACGGCCGCTCCGCCCTCCTCACCTGCCTCTTCGTCCTGGCCCGCGAGGGTGTCGCGCTCGACGGCGTGCGACTGCTGCGCCGTGTCTCCTTCCAGGCCGACGAGCCGCAGGACGCGCTGACCCTCGCCGGGTACGTCGACCTCCACCTGCGCGAGACCCGGCGAAGGACCACCGACCCGGCCTCCTGAACGGCCCGCGGCTGCGTCCCGCTCCGACCGGTGACCCCGGCCGCTACGTCCCACCCGGCCCCGCGACCCCCTCAAACACCAGCTGCTTCGCGGCGGCCAGGATGCAGTCGCGCGGCACCAAGACCAGGGACTCACCCTCGCCGATCGAGGCGCCCAGCTCGTTCATCCGCTCCGCCTCCGGCGCGGTCAGGAGATGCAGCTTCCCGATCACAAAGAAGTCGCCGTCGTCCCGCTCCACGACATCCGGGCAGTTGTTCGCTCCGACGGACCCGCGCTCGGCGGGCGTCGATCCGATACGGCGCATGAGGCTCCTTGCGGTGACACGATCGGTGTTATGAACACCAGTACGGACTGGACCTACCGGGTGTTCGAGCCGCACGGGTCCGAGGGCTGGCGCCCCTACGGCAGCGACCCCGAACAGTGGCACGGCGTGATCACCGCCGCCGACACGGACGAGGGCGCCAGGCACGCCATCGGCCGCATCGTCGCCGACCTCATGACCGAGTGGGAGAGGAACGGCCTCCACCATGCGATGCACGTGCGCGTCTTCCTCTGGCACGACGAGGCGGGCGAGATGGAGGATGCAGACTTCGTCGTGGAGGTCCGGCCCCGCTCGGACTTCGACACGGCGTGACGGATCAGGAGGCCCGGCGGCCGAAATCCGCATCGGCGGCAACCCACCCGCGGGCACCGACACCCTGGGTCAAGGGAACTGCAGGTACGCCCCCCTGTGGCGGAGATGAGGGCACCCCTCGGCACCGCGCAAGATCTCCCCCACACAACGAAAACGCCGCCCAGTACAGCTGAGCAATAGCAGACCGCGACCGAGATCAATAAGCAATGCGACAGCCACGCCGCACCAAACACCGCACGAGCGAAGCCAATGCGGAGCTAGGTCTTGTCCGGGCGATCATGTGCGCAACCAGATGACCAGGGCCGCTGCGGTGGCCATCGTCGACCGCCTGACCTTCAATGGCACGATCATCGAGACCGGCACCGGCTCCTACCGCCTCGCCTCCACCCGGGCCCGGGTGGAGGAACCCGCCAAGGCCGGCTGACACCTACAGGCCCCACCTCGACGGCGCGCCGATCTTCACGGGCCGCGCGCCGTCCCACCCCGTCTTTGAACCTCGATTGATCTCCTCGCGCTCGCCCGGCTTCATCGCGATGAGTGCGGACACTGCCGAGCACGACCTCAGTCGGACAGCACGACCGGGGACCACACGCCGAACCACTGCTCGGCGCCCCAATCCTCGTACCGTTGCACCTCGGTGAACCCCAGCTTCGCCGCGAGGCGCATCGAGCGCTCGTTGGCGGTCTGGGTGGTGAGCACCACCGGCTCGCCGGGCAGCGCTCCGGCGCACCAGTCGAGTGCCGCCGCGCACGCCTCCGCGGCATAGCCGTGTCCCCACGCCTGCGGCAGGAACATGTAGCCGAGCTCGGCCTCCGAGGTCCCGGGGCGGACGTGGACCGGATGCTCCGGGTCGCGCCGGTCGAGCGTGACGATCCCGATCATCGCCCCGTCGAGATCGACCACGAAGAGGCCAGGGCGCCGCTTGGGCGCCTCGGGCACCTCCCGCTCGAACTCGTCACGCTGTCGAGGGCCACCGATGTAGGTGCCCACCTCCGTCGAGGTGAACAACTCGATGACCGCCGCACGGTCCCGGGCCTCGGGCTTACGGAGCACGAGCCTCTCGGTCCTGATCGGGGCAGGTGGCCAGGCGATGGGTCCTAACTCAGTCATGCAGGCCAGCTAAACAGCAGGCGCCGTAGCGATCAAGGCCCGCGGCTCCTCGCCCAGAGCGCTCTGCGGGGCGTAGCGGACCGGGTAGTAACGCTCCCATGCCTCCAGGTCGTAGGGCGGGCGAGGTCCGGTCCGAAGTAGGTGTCGCTTGCCTGCACGGCCGCCGGTACTCAGTGCCGCGCGGCTGTCGCCGTCCGTGGCCCGATAGATGACCACCTGCCGCTGGGCAGACGCCCATCCCGGTTGCAGCGGCCGGCCGCCTGCTGCATCGACTCCGCCGGCGCCCACGCCTGGTACACACGCGGGAAATCAAGATCAACACCCGCCTCGATCAAGCTGGTGGACACCAACTGCACCGGCTCACCGTCGGCCGGCCAGTAACTCCTTGACGTGGTCGATGACTTCACGGCAGTGCGCGCCCGTCATCCGGGTCGGGAGATGCCACACCTCTCACCGCCGACCCCTGGCCTTCGAGGTGACGGTGCAGGCGGGCCGCATCCTTGGTGGTGCCCGCCGCGATCAAAACCTGCCGGTGCCCTGCCGACTCGTCGGCGATGCTCTCTAGGGTGACGTCCTCACCCGTCCGCCACTCAAAGGTGACCCGGCGCAACGCTTCGAACAGAGCGGATGGATCCTCCACGATCCCCCCGCTGAAGGCCCCTCCACCTGGGCAGCTCCCAGAACGACGGCTAGGTGGCCGTCACCAGCAACACGGCGACCCCGTAATGATCCACCAGCCCGCGCAGCACGCTCAGGATCGGAGCGAGTAAACGGTCCGGCAGGGCCTGAACCTCATCCAGCACGATCACGGAGCCGGCCAGGTTGTACAGGCGGCGCATCTGCATTTCTGCAGCGGCGGTCGTCCCCTGGGGCGGCTGAGGATCGCAACCTCCTACCGCACCCACACCCGGTCGCGGACGTCCGGGGTGGCGGCTGTCCTCCGGGATGGCAGAGGTCCGCAGCTCCTGCGACTGCAGTCCCTTGGCCAGGCCGTGGGCGGAGTAGCGGCAGTCCTCTGGGACGGCCGAGAGTCGCAACGGCGGGGTGTTCGTCCTGTCTCAAACGTCCCACACACGTGGCGGTCGCCCTCGGGGGCAGCCGAGAATCGCAACCACCTCTTGACCATTTTCCGATGGGCGCCGACCCGGGTGGCGGCCGTCCTCGGGACGGCCGAGTGTTTGTAAGCGCTTCTCTGGGCACCGCCGCACGGACCAGAAGTGGCTCCATGGTGTACGAAGTTGATCTGGCCCCGCCGCCGATCGGAAAGATCGGTAGAGCGGTGGGCAGACGCCGGTAGGGTGGCCTGTTGTGGACACGAGGGCAGGAAACGAGATGGTTGCGGTTCCGTCGGGACAGGTGACGCTGTCGGACCGGCGGACGCAGAGCAGTTGGCCGGTCGAGGTCGCGCCGTTCCAGATGTCGGCGCTCCCGGTCACGCAGTCCTGGTACGCACGAGTCACGGGCCGACGGCCGAGTAGCGCCCAGGATGAGAGGCTGCCGGTTGAGGGTGTTTCATGGTGGGACGCGGTCCAGTTCTGTAACGCCTTGTCCCAACGGGAGGGGCTGGCGCCCGCGTATCGCCTGTGCGTCGACGCCGAGACGGCCGAGTGGGACAGCTCCGCAGACGGATACCGGTTGCCGACCGAGGCCGAATGGGAGCACGCCTGCCGTGCGGGCACTACTGGCCCGCGGTACGGACAGCTCGACGAGGTCGCCTGGTACCAGGGCAATTCCGATGGGCGGATCCACTCTGTCGGCGGCAAGAAGCCCAACGCATGGGGCCTGTACGACATGCTGGGCAACGTGTGGGACTGGTGCTGGGACCTCTACGACACCGAGGTGTACGGGGCCTACCGGGTGCTCCGTGGTGGTGGATGGGCCGACGAGCACTGGAGCTGCCGGGCGTCGGTGCGGCGCCGCAGCCACCCGACCTTCCGGATCGACGACGTGGGATTTCGCGTCGCGCGCTCCACACCACTGGCTCAGCCGTAACAGCCTATTCCGAATCGGTCAGTTAAGCGGGGGCGGCTGTCTCCGAGGCCGGGTGACGTGCCCTCTCTTCAGTGGGCGAGGTCGTCAAGTGCCACGACTGTGCCTGTTTCTTCGGGCTCTGGTCCACTTCTTGTGGTCGCGTACGCAGGGTGACTGTTGATCTTCGTGTGGTGGCGGTTGAGTTCGCTCGAAAATCGCCCGGCTGGATGGTGGTGTGGTCGACAGTCCTTCGCCGTGGACGCAGCGAATGCCGGAGTTGGATGAGTTGCTGTTCTCCTCGATCGAGGGTGTGTTGTCGGTCGAGGTGAGCGACACGGTCGTCTGGGTCAAGGCTCGTACGACAGCAGGGCGGCGGCCAGTCCGGGGTGTGGATGCCAGTCGGGCGAATACATGGCTCTTACCTACGGTTCCCTCGTGACATGCCGACCGCGGGCAAGTTCGTTGTGGTGTTGTTGCGGGTGCGGCGCTTCCTCTGCGAGGAAGAGTCCTGCGAGCGCAAGACCTTCGCGGAGCAAGTACCTGGCCTGACCCGCAGGTTCGGGCGACGGACCGAGCGGCTGCGGTCGACGCTGGTGTCGGTCGGTCTTGCGCTCGCGGGCAGGGCCGGCGCCCGGATGACGGACGCCTTCAAGGTTCTGGTCAGCCGGAACACCCTGCTGAGGCTCATCGCCTCGCTTCCGGACCCCGTCGCCGCCACACCCCGCGTGGTCGGCGTGGCCGAAAACGCCCAGCGCAAGGGCCGTGTCTACGGGACCGTGCTTGGCGACGTCGAGACACGTCGCCCGGTCGATCTCCTTCCCGACCGGGACGCGGACACGCTCGCGGCCTGGCTCTCTGAACGGCCCGGCATCGAGATCGTTTGCCGTGACCGGGCTCCCCTCTTCGCCGAGGGCGCGACCCGCGGCGCCCCACAGGCTCTCCAGGTCGCCGACCGGTGGCACCTCTGGCACAACCTGGGCGAAGCGGCCGAGAAGTGTGTCTACCGGCACCGCGGCTGCTTACGCCCCACGCCGGAACAGCTGGAGGAACCCCCGGAGGAGCCGGAGCCAGCCGCGTCATCGGCCTGGCCGACAGGGCACCGGTTCGCCGAAGTGGCAGGGAGTGCCGGTCCAGGACAGCACGTTGCTCCACGTCACCCAACTGCCGTTCGCGCCGAGCGCGGTGTGCAGAACGGTGCGGTGGATCTGGTCCGCCGCGGTCACCTGCAGCCCTCCGCCGACCGAGGCGGCCGACAGGCTTGGGAACCAGTCGTTGCGGTAGACGCCGCCCGGCGCCACCTGGTCGGGAGCGGTCCAGGTGCCGTTGGGCTGCTCTATGGTGTGCATCAAGCGTCCGTTGGTGTCGATGTGCACCAGGCGCACATGGGTTCCTACGACGGCTGCCGCGAGGTGGTTCTGCGTGGGCTTGGAGGCCACCCGCACCGGCGCCAGGCCGTGCATCTGGGTGGGGGCGGGCCAACTGCCGTCCGGGTTCCGGGTGGTCTCCTCCAAGATGACGTCCCGGCCGGTGGGCTGCTCGATGAACGGACGCAGGCGACCGTTTTGCACCACGTCGGTGAAGTCGTAGAAGGACCAGCTCTTGAACAGCTGCTTGTTCGGGGCCCACTTGCCGTTGGCGTATCGGGCGGTCTGCAGGACCTCCCAGTTGGCGCCCTGCACAAGCAGGTCGAGCCCGCCCTTGCCGGCCATGGCCGCCTGGTGGGCCGGGGAAGCAGTTCCTGCCGAGGATGCGGCGGCCGCCGCCTGTGAAGCAGCGGGGGCTGCCAGGGGAACGATGCTGATGGCGGCGGCGAGGCACAGCTGGGCTACCCGCCGAAGGTTTGGCTTCAAGGAACCCTCTGACGCGTAGGAGACAGACGGGGACCCTAGAGGATGCGTGAGGACCCGAACAGACGTGCGTCCGGCGGATCCTGTCGTGGCCGTGCGACCGCGCCACCCCGACAGGAGCCGCCGCCACCGCCCGCCGCTGACCTGCGGCCCGGTCCGGGTGAAGGCATCAGCCGGCACTGCCACGGCACAGGACCTGTCGGAGGTTGGTGATCTCGTCCAGCAGCGAGTTCAGGCTGACGTTCCCGGGGTGGGCATTGATCTGTGACAAGACCGCCTCGATGTCTTCGGCCTCCTCGTCCCTGGGTTCGCCGTCCCGGTTGCCAACGACGTCGGTGAAGACCAGGGCGCCCAGCCGCCGCGTGCACCCCTCGGCCCGTGCCAGCCGGGCGGCGACCTCTTCGATCGCGCGTTCCTCGGCCTGGTGGAATTGCGGAGCGGATGATGGTGGTGACCTGGTCGGCCGTGGGCGGCTCGATCAGGTCGGTGCGCATCTGCTTGAGCAACTCGGCGCGGATCGGCTCCTTGCGGCGCTCCTTATGCCGCCAACTCGCCGGCCGCGACGCCGACCTGGCGGGCGACGTGCTCGACCGCGTCGCGCGGAAGTTCCAGCCGCATCTTGGGGTGCCGTTACTGAGGTTTGAGGCGGGATGTCGTTGGGGGGTGACGGAATGTGATCGTCGCGGTATGCCGGTTGTGTGAGGTATCCGCAGGGTGGTGGGCTGACGCCTGAACGGCAGGTGTTTCGCGAGCGGATCCGGATGGAGGCCGCCGAGCGTTTCGTCGCAGGTGCCTCCAACGCGGAGGTCGCCATGGACTTACGGGTGAGTGTGCGCTCGGTGCAGCGGTGGCGACGGGCCTGGAAGGACGTCGGCACCGAGGGGCTGCGATCGGCTGGACCGGTCTCGAAGCCGAAACTGAGTGACAGGCTGTTCGCCGTCCTGGAAGTCGAGTTGGCCAAGGGTGCCGCGGCGCACGGCTGGCCGGACCAGACCTGGACTCTGGCCCGGATCAAGACGCTCATCGGGCGGCGGTTCCACAAGTCGTTCACGCTCTCCGGGATCTCGCTGATGCTGCGACGCCACGGCTGGAGCCACCAGGTCCCCGCGAAGCGTGCGGTGGAACGGGACGAGGCAGCCGTCGCCGGATGGGTGAAGGAGACCTGGCCATCCGCGGAAGCACCGCGGCGGCGCTCGACGCCTACCTCGTCTTCGAGGACGAGGCCGGCTTCTCGATGACGCCGCCCACCGCCCGCACCTGGTCCCACCGCGGCGACACCCCCATCGTCCGCGTCCGCGGGCGTTCCCAGCGCCGCATCTCCATCGCCGCCCTGGCCTGCTACAGGACAGGCGAGCGCTCCCGGCTGATCTACCGACCGATCGTCCATGCGGACCACAAGGCCGGCGGCCGCCGAAGCTTCGCCTGGACGGACTACCGCGACCTGCTGGCCACAGCCCACCAGCAACTCGGCAGGCCGATCGTCCTGATCTGGGACAATCTCAACGTCCACCGCGACCGCCGATTACGCGAGTTCATCGACTCCCACGCCTGGATCACCGTCCACTACCTGCCGCCCTATGCGCCACAGCTCAACCCGGTCGAGGGCATCTGGTCCCTCCTGCGAAGGCGCTGCCAGGCCAACACCGCCTTCACCGACGCCACCCACCTGATGGACACCCTGCGACGCGGCCTTCGCCAGGTCCAATACCGGTCCGACCTCATCGACGGATGCCTCACTGGCACCGGCCTCACGATGACGACATCACACCTCAAACCTCAGTAACGAGCGGCGAAGGCAGCCCGGCCGCCCGGTGCTCAGCACCACGCTTTCGTGTCGCCCTGGTCGGCCACCGCCTCCGACTCCTCCTCCTAGACGTCGTCTTCGGTCCAGGTACCGAAGGGGACCGGCGCTCCGTGGGCTTCGGCACCGAGCAGCAGCGCACCACCCTTGCGGCGCCAGTCGGAGGGATTTGACTCTGATCGGTACGTCCGGAGGCTCATCCGGTGGTCGCTGTCCTATGACTCCGCATCGCCCGAGCGCCCGCTCAAACCGTCCCAGCCGGCGACGCGCTCGGCGTCCAGCCGTACACCACACCCGTGGACGTGATCCGAGCTGGAGGACCTGGTCGTCGTTTTCCGGACGAATTCGTGCTGTTCCACGAGCCTTTTGACTCCCATCACGTCCGGGACCGATACGAGGGAAGGCAGAAGGGATTCGCCCACCTGGTAGCGAGGGAAGTGCTCTCTTGCCAGCACCGTGACGTCGACGCCCTGACGGGCCAGCAGTGCTGGCGCCGTGGATTTCGCGGGCCCGCAGTCGATGACGAGTACCTGCGTCTTCTCCTGCATGCGCGGCCCTTGCCGGATAGCCGGATATCATCCACCTCGCTACTTTGCGTGACAGACTGGTTACCGTGACGAACGATAACTGGGCGTCGGCCGCTGGGCAGGAAGCAGGGGAGGCTGGCGGCGCGCTTCCCCGGACGCCGGACGGATCGGTGTCAGTGACCGTGGGGGTGGAAGAGGAGTACCTGGTGGTGGACCCGGTCTCCCGCCAGGTGAGCCCGGAAGCCGAGAAGGTCGTGGCCCTGGCCGCGGCAAAACTCGGCGAGCGTGTCACCACTGAGTTCACGTGCTATCAGGTCGAGGTCCGTACCGACCCCCACACCAGCCTGACCCGCCTGGGCGACCAGCTTCGCTCCACCCGCGCCGTCGTCTCAAGAGCTGCCGCTCGCCTCGGACTGGCTGTCATCTCCAGCGGCACACCCGTACTCGGCCAGCGAACTCCCCCGCCCATCACCCCGGGCGACCGCTACGCGCAAAGCGTTGCCACTTACGGCGCCCTGGACCACGAGCAGACTGTATGCGCCGCTCACGTCCACATCGGCGTCCCCGACGAAACCACTGCCGTGCAGCTGAGCAACCACCTGCGTCCCTGGCTGCCTGCACTCATCGCCATGACGGCCAACTCGCCCTACTGGGACGGTCAGGACACGGGATATGCCAGTTGGCGCACCACGACGTGGGGGCGGTGGCCCGTGGCCGGCCCGCCCCCCTACTTCACCTCTCGTGATCACTTCCAGACGCTGGTCGACACCCTCGTCACTTCAGGCACCGTGATGGACCGCGGCAGCCTGTACTGGGATATCCGGCCCTCCCACCACGTGCCCACCCTGGAGGTCCGGATCGCCGACGCCTTGCCCACCGTCACGGACACCGTGCTGCTGGCCGGTGTCATCAAGGGCCTGGCCGCAACCGCCT
Above is a genomic segment from Streptomyces fodineus containing:
- a CDS encoding carboxylate-amine ligase; this translates as MTNDNWASAAGQEAGEAGGALPRTPDGSVSVTVGVEEEYLVVDPVSRQVSPEAEKVVALAAAKLGERVTTEFTCYQVEVRTDPHTSLTRLGDQLRSTRAVVSRAAARLGLAVISSGTPVLGQRTPPPITPGDRYAQSVATYGALDHEQTVCAAHVHIGVPDETTAVQLSNHLRPWLPALIAMTANSPYWDGQDTGYASWRTTTWGRWPVAGPPPYFTSRDHFQTLVDTLVTSGTVMDRGSLYWDIRPSHHVPTLEVRIADALPTVTDTVLLAGVIKGLAATAFTAIRRSQPAPKPGSEILRAACWRAAHDGLAGDTINLRTGRLEPAAVLNKRLADTVRAALGAADLASLQAAQRHLLTHGNGADRQRAAYRQRRHLPDVVDHLIHSMTALDYCRHSVSDRQDASDAPCLLPPHTHHSNGPT